The Chitinophaga sp. H8 genome contains a region encoding:
- a CDS encoding helix-turn-helix domain-containing protein gives MKEIKLPKKILARQHEITTVFLQEVEKHLDDIVNGRTTDMYEIRDLARIMHIHPTHLSNTIKLTTGKSPCFFFEDKIMHICRDMLQQPHTPIAAIASLLTFDPSNFTKFFKRFEGITPKQYREQVLALQNRKKTETVTI, from the coding sequence ATGAAAGAGATAAAACTACCGAAGAAGATACTGGCTCGGCAGCATGAAATCACCACTGTTTTTTTGCAGGAAGTAGAAAAGCATCTGGATGATATTGTAAACGGGCGCACCACCGATATGTATGAGATCCGTGATCTGGCCCGAATCATGCACATTCACCCTACTCACCTCAGCAATACGATCAAACTTACTACCGGCAAATCCCCTTGTTTTTTCTTTGAAGACAAGATCATGCATATTTGCCGGGATATGCTGCAACAACCCCATACTCCTATCGCCGCCATTGCCTCCCTGCTCACCTTTGACCCTTCCAATTTTACCAAATTCTTTAAACGCTTTGAGGGTATTACCCCCAAACAATACCGGGAACAGGTGCTTGCCCTCCAAAACAGGAAAAAAACTGAAACAGTCACCATTTAA
- a CDS encoding FecR family protein, with product MKARDYQLYTARDFALDEDFQEWVLQPDIKNTYVWESWLRANPDKQPLIAEATRLVKAIGFRQYKISDHDKTQLWDSIWENMGEDHEAAELPVPIRRSIWTHAWKYAAALVLGLILTGVWLAEKRFGFEAVTFSASTNLGEVKQIWLPDSSSVVLNAGSSIVYAEKNAQIREVWLEGEAYFHVKHTRHAQKFVVHTNEHLAVEVLGTRFNVNNFGNNVAVVLQEGQIKLSITETDLRNKTQLYLKPGEMVNYSKVDGDYNKNNITVDTYVAWISKRISMDNYTLADAGVFMQQVFGKRLVVKDSVMLNYKVSGSMPIIYNADTMLMQFEKVFRVQFRQQGNEFWVKNKRTDQP from the coding sequence TTGAAAGCCAGGGACTACCAGTTATATACTGCGCGGGATTTTGCCCTCGATGAGGACTTTCAGGAATGGGTGTTACAGCCGGATATCAAAAATACGTATGTATGGGAATCCTGGCTGCGGGCAAATCCTGATAAGCAACCATTGATAGCAGAGGCTACCAGGTTGGTGAAGGCTATCGGGTTCAGGCAATACAAAATATCTGACCATGATAAAACACAGCTGTGGGATAGTATCTGGGAAAATATGGGGGAGGACCATGAAGCGGCAGAGTTACCTGTTCCCATACGCAGGAGTATATGGACGCATGCCTGGAAATACGCTGCAGCGCTGGTGCTCGGACTGATATTAACCGGTGTATGGCTGGCAGAAAAACGATTCGGCTTTGAAGCAGTGACCTTTAGTGCAAGTACCAACCTGGGAGAAGTAAAACAGATATGGCTGCCGGATAGCTCATCTGTTGTTTTAAATGCAGGCTCCAGCATTGTATACGCAGAGAAAAACGCACAGATCAGGGAAGTATGGCTGGAAGGGGAAGCCTATTTTCACGTAAAGCATACCCGTCATGCACAAAAATTTGTAGTACATACGAATGAACACCTTGCAGTAGAAGTATTGGGCACCCGCTTTAATGTCAATAACTTTGGCAACAACGTGGCGGTGGTATTACAGGAGGGGCAGATAAAGCTGAGCATAACGGAAACAGACCTTCGTAATAAAACACAGCTATACCTGAAACCCGGAGAAATGGTTAACTACAGTAAGGTGGACGGAGATTATAACAAAAATAACATCACGGTAGATACCTATGTTGCGTGGATTTCCAAAAGGATCAGCATGGACAACTATACATTGGCAGACGCAGGCGTGTTTATGCAGCAGGTATTTGGAAAGCGGCTGGTCGTAAAGGACTCTGTGATGTTGAACTACAAGGTTTCTGGATCGATGCCTATTATATATAATGCGGATACCATGCTTATGCAATTTGAAAAAGTATTCAGGGTACAGTTCAGGCAGCAGGGAAATGAGTTCTGGGTAAAAAACAAAAGAACAGATCAGCCTTAA
- a CDS encoding helix-turn-helix domain-containing protein — MKYYTIAPPPMLAKYVRYYWVLEAGVAPGTEYIHRTMADGSAEMIFHYKGMFDELDVDSQDSYAPAQLHAQTRHFRRFIVGESFGIFGVYLYPFAIPAFFSMPSSVVSNHLPGLDDLLGASGKILEEKMMLAKDNRQRVALISDFLLQQLRKKSPHYTAMHAAVQGVIAIKGMVNVQRLASSYCLSPRQFERKFKELSGFSPKTYARIIRFQAALMEYDHKHKSLTDIAYECGYYDQSHFIHDFREFSGYHPKQYFSGAAEGVAYRDV, encoded by the coding sequence ATGAAATATTACACCATAGCGCCTCCTCCCATGCTGGCAAAATATGTACGGTACTATTGGGTGCTGGAAGCTGGGGTGGCTCCTGGTACGGAATATATTCACCGTACTATGGCAGACGGATCTGCAGAGATGATATTTCATTATAAAGGCATGTTTGACGAACTGGATGTAGATAGCCAGGATAGTTATGCACCTGCCCAATTGCATGCGCAAACCCGGCATTTCAGAAGGTTTATTGTAGGGGAGAGCTTCGGTATTTTTGGGGTATACCTTTACCCCTTTGCCATACCTGCTTTTTTTTCTATGCCTTCGTCTGTGGTAAGCAATCATCTTCCCGGACTGGATGACCTCCTGGGGGCTTCTGGAAAGATACTGGAAGAAAAAATGATGCTGGCAAAAGATAACCGGCAACGGGTGGCGCTTATTTCCGATTTCCTGCTGCAGCAACTAAGAAAAAAGTCGCCCCACTATACTGCGATGCATGCAGCGGTGCAGGGGGTGATAGCTATTAAAGGCATGGTAAATGTACAGCGGCTGGCCAGTAGCTATTGTCTGTCACCCCGCCAGTTTGAACGGAAGTTTAAAGAACTTTCCGGCTTTAGTCCCAAAACATATGCACGCATTATCCGCTTCCAGGCAGCACTGATGGAATATGACCATAAACATAAATCCCTGACGGATATTGCCTACGAATGCGGCTATTATGACCAGTCACATTTTATCCATGACTTCCGCGAATTTTCCGGGTATCACCCCAAACAATATTTTTCCGGAGCGGCAGAAGGAGTAGCATACAGGGATGTATAA
- a CDS encoding RNA polymerase sigma factor — protein MNAAGLSGSPQAPHLHAASSQEELWQRFRHGSRDALAAIYWSNIDDLYNYGLHFCGDKERVKDCLQDLFQDLWQSREHLCETLQNIRYYLLSCLRRKLLRALQKERRWRKESDTIPFEFELTPPHEYTIIQDEARKEQWQQLHLALSKLSRRQREAIYLRFFQNLSYQQVADIMSMRVDSVYNIISKAIGEMKKTLTLPLILLLLQR, from the coding sequence ATGAATGCTGCCGGATTATCCGGATCGCCCCAGGCTCCTCACTTACATGCAGCTTCCTCACAGGAAGAGCTATGGCAACGGTTCCGTCATGGAAGCAGGGATGCATTAGCTGCTATTTATTGGAGTAATATTGATGATCTGTATAATTATGGACTGCACTTTTGTGGGGATAAGGAAAGGGTAAAGGATTGTCTGCAGGACCTTTTCCAGGATCTGTGGCAAAGCCGGGAGCACCTTTGCGAAACGCTGCAGAATATCAGGTATTACCTGTTGAGCTGCCTGCGCCGCAAGCTATTACGGGCATTGCAGAAAGAACGTCGCTGGCGCAAAGAGTCTGATACTATTCCCTTTGAATTTGAGCTGACTCCGCCACATGAATACACCATTATTCAGGATGAGGCACGTAAAGAACAATGGCAGCAACTGCACCTGGCATTGTCAAAGCTATCACGCCGGCAACGGGAAGCTATATATCTCCGTTTTTTTCAAAATCTCTCTTACCAACAGGTGGCAGATATAATGTCTATGAGAGTAGATTCTGTATATAATATTATCTCCAAAGCTATTGGGGAGATGAAAAAGACATTAACCCTTCCACTTATCCTACTGTTGCTGCAACGCTAA
- a CDS encoding SRPBCC domain-containing protein — protein MMKNTLTVEETITINATPAKVWEVLTSPEYTKQYMVGCAAESDWKAGSPLLWKLEHEGKEIVCVKGDIVQSDPAKYLEYTVIAPGMEGVPDIPANYLTVKYTLTPENGQTVLSVWQGDFAKVAMGDVRYQHTVSDGGWMDTLTKIKVAAEN, from the coding sequence ATGATGAAAAATACACTGACTGTAGAGGAAACAATTACGATCAATGCCACTCCTGCAAAGGTTTGGGAAGTACTTACCTCACCTGAATACACCAAACAGTATATGGTGGGCTGTGCAGCGGAGTCCGACTGGAAAGCAGGCAGTCCGCTGCTCTGGAAGCTGGAACATGAAGGAAAGGAGATCGTATGTGTAAAAGGGGATATCGTACAGAGCGATCCCGCAAAATACCTGGAATATACAGTAATAGCCCCCGGTATGGAAGGGGTGCCGGATATTCCGGCCAACTACCTTACCGTAAAATATACATTGACGCCGGAGAACGGGCAAACAGTACTGTCCGTATGGCAGGGGGACTTTGCAAAAGTAGCTATGGGAGATGTTCGTTACCAGCATACAGTAAGTGATGGTGGCTGGATGGATACGCTTACCAAGATAAAAGTTGCCGCAGAAAATTAG
- a CDS encoding SusC/RagA family TonB-linked outer membrane protein, with protein sequence MKTRLRVLLMQALALSLLGAPLVAQDLATNNNRSNAPASNSQIEEMSLKRALQQTESRFSVSIAYKSELIKNKKVRIDLSICQTPEDALHKALGQFDLSFEKVREHFYLITEKKRAEAVPAHLLSGVQRTLRGKVTDKSGNGLVGVTLKIKGTNTGTVSTGDGTFSLSIAGTGNEVLEASYIGYATQEIPVGNQQVINITLLEGNSVLNEVIVTGYTSQRRKDLTGAISVVRLDDMTKQPSGLVVNQLQGQASGVTIIGSGQPGEEPLVHIRGVNTFGTNTPLYVVDGVPTQSINDLNPNDIASLQVLKDAGAASIYGSRASNGVIIITTKKGSGKVTVQYDAYYGRQYPKGGNVWNTLNPQEMANLKWMTLRNSNEELADTLYGRGAQPVLPDYLNPVGLKEGDPRTNPDLYYINPDYTSADDYNNFYRITRANKAGTDWYHEIFRPAPITSHNISVSGGGDKGNYLFSFNYFNQQGTLMNTYLKRYTIRSNSQFNISKGIRIGQNLAVSVTDNPTISPLSADNAIGMAFREQPIIPVYDIKGNFAGTSTIGLGDGANPVATQYRTRNDRGQANRVLGNVYADVDFLDYFTLHSSFGGEIYSNWNHTFTYPQYENKENSSVNSYNETNNNGYNWTWTNTLTFHKIFANAHDLKVLVGTEAYDERTRTQGGTTLDYFSFDPIFVDNGTGSGGQTITATRTSEGLASLIGRVDYAFREKYLLSATIRRDGSSKFGPNSRYGWFPAFSAAWRVSQEPFMKNVSWINDLKLRGGWGIMGNQLNLSAGNAFSLFGGNKNTSFYDLRGTNNSILQGFQQFQIANPDARWEKDINANIGIDASLFGGKLDIAADYYEKNITDLLYNPELPGSYGTAPPPFVNVANMKNNGIDITVGSHTNITRDLKLDATLTFTTYKNRIVKLADGVDYFEEDGRRLEGSKIIRNAAGHPVSSFYGYQVIGFWNDEAEIEAANKEAQEATKNPDAEYQTEAGVGRFRYADINHDGQINGDDRTFLGNPNPKISYGINLGFTYKNFDFSIFLYGVHGNQIWNNIRWWMDFPGPFEGAKSKTALYDSWLPDRKNARAPIQESASTFSTNNVPNSYFVENGAYLRAKNIQLGYTFPKNMLSRIRVERLRIYVQAANLFTITKYTGMDPEIGGSGVTDYGIDDGAYPSQRQFLAGINLSF encoded by the coding sequence ATGAAAACACGTTTACGTGTGCTGCTGATGCAGGCATTGGCATTATCCTTACTTGGAGCTCCATTGGTTGCCCAGGACCTGGCCACCAATAATAACCGGAGTAATGCGCCAGCCTCCAACAGCCAGATAGAAGAAATGTCCCTCAAACGCGCACTGCAGCAAACCGAATCCAGATTTAGTGTTTCTATAGCTTATAAAAGCGAACTGATAAAAAATAAAAAGGTACGTATTGACCTCAGTATCTGTCAAACGCCGGAAGATGCGCTGCATAAAGCCCTGGGGCAATTTGACCTGTCGTTTGAAAAAGTAAGGGAACATTTTTATCTCATCACGGAAAAGAAACGGGCAGAGGCTGTTCCTGCTCATCTGCTGAGTGGTGTACAGCGTACCTTGCGCGGTAAAGTAACAGATAAAAGTGGTAACGGCCTGGTGGGCGTTACCCTTAAAATAAAAGGAACCAACACCGGCACCGTCAGTACGGGTGATGGTACTTTCTCACTCTCCATTGCAGGTACCGGCAATGAAGTATTGGAAGCCTCCTATATTGGATATGCCACACAGGAAATACCGGTAGGCAATCAACAGGTGATCAATATCACCCTATTGGAAGGCAATAGTGTGCTGAATGAAGTGATTGTCACTGGTTATACCTCTCAGCGCAGAAAAGACCTCACTGGTGCAATCAGTGTGGTACGGTTGGATGATATGACCAAACAACCGAGTGGCCTGGTAGTAAACCAATTACAGGGACAGGCATCCGGTGTTACGATTATCGGATCCGGACAGCCAGGGGAAGAACCGCTGGTACATATCCGTGGGGTCAATACTTTTGGTACCAACACCCCATTATATGTAGTGGATGGAGTACCTACGCAAAGTATCAATGACCTGAACCCGAATGATATTGCCTCATTACAGGTGCTTAAAGATGCGGGTGCAGCCTCTATTTATGGCTCCCGTGCTTCTAATGGGGTGATTATCATTACCACCAAAAAAGGCAGTGGTAAAGTAACCGTACAGTATGATGCCTACTATGGCCGTCAATACCCTAAAGGTGGGAATGTATGGAACACCCTCAACCCGCAGGAAATGGCCAATCTGAAATGGATGACCCTGCGGAATTCCAATGAAGAGCTGGCAGATACGCTCTATGGCAGAGGGGCACAGCCTGTATTGCCGGATTACCTGAATCCCGTAGGATTAAAAGAAGGTGATCCCCGCACTAATCCGGACCTGTATTATATTAATCCGGATTATACTTCTGCAGATGATTATAACAACTTCTACCGTATTACGAGAGCAAATAAAGCAGGTACAGACTGGTATCATGAAATATTCCGGCCGGCTCCGATTACCAGTCACAATATATCTGTAAGCGGTGGCGGTGATAAAGGCAACTACCTGTTTTCTTTCAATTATTTTAATCAGCAGGGCACACTGATGAATACCTATCTGAAAAGATATACCATCCGCTCCAACAGCCAGTTTAATATCAGCAAAGGTATCCGCATTGGCCAGAACCTGGCCGTGTCAGTTACTGATAATCCTACCATCAGCCCGTTGAGTGCAGATAATGCTATTGGCATGGCTTTCCGGGAGCAACCTATTATTCCGGTATATGACATCAAAGGGAATTTTGCGGGCACTTCCACCATTGGTTTAGGAGATGGCGCCAATCCGGTAGCTACACAATACCGTACCCGCAATGACAGGGGGCAGGCAAATCGTGTGCTGGGCAATGTATATGCAGATGTTGACTTCCTGGATTATTTTACCCTGCATTCCAGTTTTGGTGGAGAAATATACTCCAACTGGAACCATACTTTTACTTACCCACAGTATGAGAATAAGGAAAACAGTTCTGTAAACTCTTACAATGAAACGAACAATAACGGATATAACTGGACCTGGACGAACACCCTTACCTTCCACAAGATATTTGCGAATGCCCACGACCTGAAGGTACTGGTAGGGACAGAGGCATATGATGAACGCACCAGGACACAGGGAGGTACCACCCTGGACTATTTTTCCTTTGATCCGATTTTTGTAGATAATGGCACGGGCTCCGGTGGACAAACCATTACTGCTACCAGAACATCCGAAGGCCTGGCTTCGCTGATAGGCCGCGTGGACTATGCCTTCCGCGAAAAGTACCTGTTAAGTGCTACCATTCGCCGGGATGGATCCTCCAAATTTGGCCCTAACAGCCGTTATGGTTGGTTCCCTGCATTCAGCGCTGCCTGGCGCGTTTCTCAGGAACCATTCATGAAAAATGTGTCCTGGATCAATGATCTGAAACTGCGTGGTGGCTGGGGAATCATGGGTAATCAACTGAATCTTAGTGCAGGTAATGCGTTCTCCCTTTTTGGTGGAAATAAGAATACCTCCTTTTATGACCTGAGAGGCACTAACAATAGTATACTGCAGGGATTCCAGCAGTTCCAGATCGCTAACCCTGATGCCAGGTGGGAAAAGGATATTAATGCCAACATTGGTATTGATGCCAGTTTATTTGGCGGAAAACTGGATATAGCTGCCGACTATTATGAAAAGAATATTACCGATCTGCTTTACAATCCTGAATTGCCAGGTTCTTATGGAACCGCACCGCCACCATTTGTAAATGTGGCTAACATGAAGAATAACGGGATAGACATCACGGTAGGCTCACATACCAATATTACCAGGGATCTGAAACTGGATGCAACACTTACTTTTACTACTTATAAGAACAGGATTGTTAAACTGGCTGATGGCGTGGATTACTTTGAAGAAGACGGTCGCCGGCTGGAAGGCAGCAAAATTATACGTAATGCTGCCGGCCATCCTGTATCCTCTTTTTATGGTTACCAGGTAATTGGTTTCTGGAATGATGAGGCCGAAATAGAGGCCGCTAATAAAGAAGCTCAGGAGGCTACCAAAAATCCTGATGCAGAATACCAGACAGAGGCAGGTGTAGGACGTTTCCGCTATGCAGATATTAATCACGACGGGCAGATCAATGGTGATGACCGTACTTTTCTGGGAAATCCCAATCCTAAGATCTCTTATGGCATCAACCTGGGATTTACCTATAAGAACTTTGACTTCAGCATTTTTCTCTATGGGGTACATGGTAACCAGATATGGAATAATATCCGGTGGTGGATGGACTTCCCCGGGCCTTTTGAAGGGGCAAAGAGTAAAACAGCTTTGTACGATTCCTGGCTGCCTGACCGCAAAAATGCAAGGGCTCCTATTCAGGAAAGCGCCAGTACTTTCAGTACTAACAATGTTCCCAATTCTTACTTTGTTGAAAATGGTGCTTACCTGAGAGCGAAGAATATCCAATTGGGATACACTTTCCCGAAGAATATGCTCAGCAGGATAAGAGTAGAAAGGCTGCGTATTTATGTGCAGGCAGCCAACCTGTTTACCATTACCAAATATACAGGCATGGATCCTGAAATTGGTGGTAGCGGCGTCACTGATTATGGTATTGATGATGGTGCTTATCCCAGCCAGCGCCAGTTCCTGGCAGGTATCAATCTGAGCTTCTGA
- a CDS encoding helix-turn-helix transcriptional regulator, which produces MSKGITNTSGNFTFYERFVSPDELYSPDLIEENEVIPLPYGNLEIKSWYFDGLRISMRKQRYNDYYLFEKINTQDVVYMQFNLKGRSTIYQLGNEYDVKPHLHNIVYSKGNNNTFRNGALESVIFEIQFAPPVFLKIIQDSNEVLKRFADKMLEGKPVVLAPQSLEVTPDLEQAIQAIINCRFSGGLKKMYLLSKSIEILVLQAEAYNRSLEIRAAKGLNSTAKEKVLHAREYLIENVETPPSLSELSRIVGINEYNLKKGFKEVFNTTVFGYLSDYRLDTARQQLLDTEKTVSEIAYELGYSSPQHFSSAFRKKFGRSPRDAKK; this is translated from the coding sequence ATGAGCAAAGGCATTACAAATACCTCAGGCAATTTTACCTTTTATGAACGTTTTGTGTCGCCTGACGAACTATATTCCCCTGATCTGATAGAGGAAAATGAAGTTATTCCATTACCCTATGGTAATCTGGAAATTAAATCCTGGTATTTCGATGGGCTGCGGATATCTATGCGTAAACAACGCTACAATGATTACTACCTGTTTGAAAAGATCAATACACAGGATGTGGTGTATATGCAGTTTAACCTGAAAGGAAGGAGTACGATTTATCAATTGGGAAATGAGTATGATGTAAAACCTCATCTGCATAATATTGTTTACTCCAAAGGGAATAATAACACTTTCCGTAATGGTGCCCTGGAATCGGTAATTTTTGAAATACAGTTTGCTCCGCCGGTTTTTCTGAAGATTATCCAGGATAGTAATGAGGTGCTGAAACGTTTTGCAGATAAGATGCTGGAAGGAAAACCGGTGGTACTGGCGCCGCAATCCCTGGAAGTTACACCAGACCTGGAGCAGGCAATACAGGCCATCATTAACTGCCGCTTTTCGGGAGGACTCAAAAAAATGTACCTGTTGTCCAAAAGTATTGAGATCCTCGTACTACAGGCAGAAGCCTACAACCGCTCGCTGGAAATAAGGGCGGCTAAAGGATTGAACAGTACAGCAAAAGAAAAGGTGCTGCATGCGCGGGAATATCTCATAGAGAATGTAGAAACACCTCCCAGTCTGTCCGAGCTGTCCAGAATTGTGGGGATTAACGAATACAATCTGAAGAAAGGGTTTAAAGAAGTATTTAACACTACTGTATTTGGGTATTTATCAGATTACCGGCTGGACACTGCCCGCCAGCAATTGCTGGATACTGAAAAGACGGTGAGCGAAATAGCTTATGAACTGGGGTATTCCTCTCCCCAGCATTTCAGCAGTGCCTTCCGCAAGAAATTTGGGCGCTCCCCACGGGATGCAAAAAAATAA
- a CDS encoding RagB/SusD family nutrient uptake outer membrane protein, translated as MKTTRKNIFMFGMIAICLLSNSCSKSFLERTPPGALDEALLANKKGIGVLLIGVYGALDGQDYVDGDMVNLAGGSGYAVSPDNWIYGSVCGGDAHKGSDAGDSPATLAIARFSTDANNGYFSDKWRVNYEGIARANTVLRVLEKVKDMTDDEKKEAAAEARFLRGHYYFDLHKMFNKVPWIDEHATDYKAKNDKEILSLIREDLKFAMDNLHETQEEVGRPNKWAAACYLAKVFMFDHKYQEAKPLFDQITTQGVNAKGEQYELVNFENNFDAATENNSESVFSIQYDAMDNSGTSANANQGNMLNYPYNGPFSCCGFYQPTFDLVNSFVTNAQGLPYLDNYNTHNPAVESVDPRLDWTVGRLGIPYLDWGNHPGAVWSREESSAGPFSPKKNVYWQATQDKYYDPRGWAPGNAINYNLIRYADVLLLAAECEAQLQSLDKAQGYVNMVRNRAAKPTGWVHTYLDPAQPMKGFTNIPAGNYKVAPYPDGNFAAGGKEYALKAIYFERKLELAMEGHRFFDLVRWGIADKTLNAFFQYEGTKVTDVRGASFTKGTNEYFPIPQRQIDLTTKGGENTLTQNPGYH; from the coding sequence ATGAAAACAACGCGTAAAAATATATTCATGTTTGGGATGATAGCTATCTGCCTGTTGTCCAACTCCTGTAGTAAAAGCTTTCTGGAACGTACTCCGCCAGGTGCACTGGATGAAGCTTTGCTGGCTAATAAAAAAGGTATTGGCGTATTATTAATTGGTGTGTATGGTGCATTGGATGGCCAGGACTATGTAGATGGGGATATGGTAAATCTGGCTGGTGGTAGTGGTTACGCCGTATCTCCGGATAACTGGATTTATGGTAGTGTATGTGGTGGAGATGCACATAAGGGCAGTGATGCAGGAGATTCTCCGGCAACACTGGCCATCGCCCGTTTTTCCACTGATGCCAACAATGGTTATTTCAGTGATAAATGGCGGGTTAACTATGAAGGGATTGCCCGTGCCAATACAGTGCTTCGTGTATTGGAGAAAGTAAAGGATATGACAGATGATGAAAAGAAAGAAGCCGCGGCGGAAGCGCGTTTCCTGCGTGGCCATTATTACTTTGATCTGCACAAGATGTTTAACAAGGTACCCTGGATAGATGAGCATGCCACTGATTATAAAGCGAAAAATGATAAAGAGATTTTATCCCTTATACGGGAGGATCTGAAATTTGCCATGGACAACCTGCATGAAACACAGGAAGAAGTAGGAAGACCTAATAAGTGGGCAGCTGCCTGTTACCTGGCCAAAGTATTTATGTTTGATCACAAGTATCAGGAAGCAAAACCACTTTTTGACCAGATCACTACCCAGGGCGTAAATGCCAAGGGAGAACAATACGAGCTGGTTAATTTTGAAAACAACTTTGATGCTGCCACAGAAAATAACTCAGAGTCTGTTTTTTCTATCCAATACGATGCGATGGACAATTCCGGTACTTCTGCAAATGCCAACCAGGGTAATATGTTGAACTACCCTTATAATGGACCTTTTAGTTGTTGCGGATTTTATCAGCCTACTTTTGATTTGGTGAATTCATTTGTAACCAATGCACAGGGATTACCATACCTGGATAATTACAATACACACAATCCGGCAGTAGAATCTGTTGATCCCCGCCTTGACTGGACAGTAGGGCGCCTGGGTATTCCTTACCTGGATTGGGGCAATCATCCCGGAGCCGTATGGTCACGTGAAGAATCTTCCGCCGGGCCGTTTTCGCCTAAGAAAAATGTATACTGGCAGGCTACACAGGACAAATATTATGATCCCCGTGGCTGGGCTCCCGGTAATGCAATCAATTACAACCTGATCCGCTATGCGGATGTATTATTGCTGGCAGCGGAGTGTGAAGCACAATTGCAGAGCCTGGACAAAGCGCAGGGCTATGTAAATATGGTGAGAAACCGTGCCGCCAAACCCACAGGCTGGGTGCATACCTATCTCGATCCGGCCCAGCCCATGAAAGGATTTACAAACATTCCGGCAGGTAATTATAAAGTAGCGCCATATCCTGATGGTAACTTTGCCGCCGGCGGAAAAGAATATGCTTTAAAAGCCATTTATTTTGAACGTAAACTGGAGCTGGCAATGGAAGGACACCGTTTCTTTGACCTGGTACGCTGGGGAATTGCAGATAAAACCCTGAATGCATTTTTCCAGTATGAGGGTACCAAGGTGACAGATGTAAGAGGAGCCAGCTTTACCAAAGGTACCAATGAGTATTTCCCGATTCCGCAAAGGCAGATCGATCTGACTACCAAAGGAGGCGAAAATACCCTTACCCAGAACCCTGGTTACCATTAA
- a CDS encoding RNA polymerase sigma-70 factor: MCMQQGDEKIWIQAINRKEKEGFSRLYRHYYQALCAYAYNFMTDFHISEELVQDLFLKLWEKDLAFEDLVHVRSYLYKSLANACRNALESRKVREMHAPRIATLYEEVFHNDFLEREEEKITLLRAIATLPEQCRKVFELSRFEELKHREIATQLDISERTVEKHIGVALKKLKALLGGR, translated from the coding sequence ATGTGCATGCAACAAGGGGATGAAAAAATATGGATACAGGCGATCAACCGGAAAGAAAAGGAAGGTTTTTCCCGCCTGTACCGGCATTATTATCAGGCACTTTGTGCCTACGCCTACAATTTTATGACCGATTTTCATATCAGCGAAGAGCTGGTACAGGACCTGTTCCTCAAGCTTTGGGAAAAAGACCTGGCATTTGAGGACCTCGTTCATGTACGTAGCTATTTGTATAAATCCCTGGCTAACGCATGCCGTAATGCCCTGGAATCCCGTAAAGTGAGGGAAATGCACGCTCCCCGTATTGCTACCCTGTATGAAGAGGTCTTTCATAATGATTTCCTGGAAAGAGAAGAAGAGAAAATTACCCTTTTAAGGGCCATTGCTACTTTACCGGAACAATGCCGGAAAGTATTTGAGTTAAGCCGCTTCGAAGAGCTGAAGCACCGTGAAATAGCTACCCAACTGGATATTTCTGAACGTACTGTTGAAAAGCATATTGGGGTGGCATTAAAAAAACTAAAAGCATTATTGGGAGGGAGATAA